In Malus sylvestris chromosome 15, drMalSylv7.2, whole genome shotgun sequence, a single genomic region encodes these proteins:
- the LOC126604137 gene encoding uncharacterized protein LOC126604137 isoform X2: MEAVVSISNTETELEPVEQKSVVQGRTLGAALTVLFDVLRNVKEKTTLFKPLLEDIKSTLDSLEPLIEEIGKYKKVLDRPKEELQHFENQMKNGAALVQKCAKLSPWKGYKKYRHSMELLDLDKSLQRLLAILRAPEIRDMETVRNISTEVSQNEYEIDAWHAVPHVPPF; this comes from the exons ATGGAGGCCGTGGTTTCAATAAGCAATACAGAGACAGAACTCGAACCAGTTGAACAGAAGAGTGTGGTACAAG GGCGTACTCTTGGAGCAGCACTTACAGTGTTGTTTGATGTCCTTAGGAATGTGAAGGAAAAGACCACGCTCTTTAAACCTCTGCTTGAAGACATAAAATCCACGCTCGACTCTTTAGAACCACTGATTGAAGAGATAGGAAAGTACAAGAAGGTGTTGGATCGTCCAAAAGAGGAACTACAAcattttgaaaatcaaatgaAGAATGGGGCGGCGCTTGTTCAGAAATGCGCCAAGCTTAGTCCTTGGAAAGGCTACAAAAAGTATAGACACTCCATGGAACTTCTGGATTTGGACAAATCTCTACAAAGACTGTTAGCTATACTTAGAGCGCCAGAAATAAGAGATATGGAGACAGTAAGGAATATATCTACGGAGGTCAGCCAAAATGAATACGAGATTGATGCTTGGCATGCAGTACCTCACGTTCCACCGTTTTAG
- the LOC126604137 gene encoding uncharacterized protein LOC126604137 isoform X1: protein MEAVVSISNTETELEPVEQKSVVQETSGRTLGAALTVLFDVLRNVKEKTTLFKPLLEDIKSTLDSLEPLIEEIGKYKKVLDRPKEELQHFENQMKNGAALVQKCAKLSPWKGYKKYRHSMELLDLDKSLQRLLAILRAPEIRDMETVRNISTEVSQNEYEIDAWHAVPHVPPF, encoded by the exons ATGGAGGCCGTGGTTTCAATAAGCAATACAGAGACAGAACTCGAACCAGTTGAACAGAAGAGTGTGGTACAAG AGACCTCAGGGCGTACTCTTGGAGCAGCACTTACAGTGTTGTTTGATGTCCTTAGGAATGTGAAGGAAAAGACCACGCTCTTTAAACCTCTGCTTGAAGACATAAAATCCACGCTCGACTCTTTAGAACCACTGATTGAAGAGATAGGAAAGTACAAGAAGGTGTTGGATCGTCCAAAAGAGGAACTACAAcattttgaaaatcaaatgaAGAATGGGGCGGCGCTTGTTCAGAAATGCGCCAAGCTTAGTCCTTGGAAAGGCTACAAAAAGTATAGACACTCCATGGAACTTCTGGATTTGGACAAATCTCTACAAAGACTGTTAGCTATACTTAGAGCGCCAGAAATAAGAGATATGGAGACAGTAAGGAATATATCTACGGAGGTCAGCCAAAATGAATACGAGATTGATGCTTGGCATGCAGTACCTCACGTTCCACCGTTTTAG